CACACCGATAATGGCAAACGTGCGTTTGTGCAATTGGACGACAATACCGCTTATTACGAGGCGATGATTTTCACCGATACGTTTACCCAGTACGGCAATTTGTTGGAAAAAGAAGCCTGCGTGGTATTGGAAGGTACACTCGATACCGATCAGCGCACGGGTAAAACGCGGTTGCGCGTCGAAAAAGTTCACAATATGCAGTCCGTGCGTGAAAACTTCCTGCGCAAATTGGTGTTGCGACTGGAAGAGCAGCAGGTGCAGCAAGGCATATTGCCCGCCCTGCGCCAACGCTTGAAACCAGCAGCAACAGCGGGCAGTTTTCCGATTACAATTGAATATTTTAATGCCCAAGCGCGTGCCGATCTGCGCTTAGGTGGAACGTGGACAGTGCCGCTAGACGATGCCGGAGTGCGTGATCTACGCCAGCTATTGGGCAAGGAAAATGTCAGCTTGGTGTTTTAACGCACCTTGGTCAACACTACACCGACCATATTGGTACGCGCCTGTTTCAAACGCTCAAACGCGGCATGAAGCGGGCGACGGCGGGTTTCATTACACGCAACTACCAATAAAGTGGCATGGACGCGATTGCCGATAAGCAACGCATCCGCCATGCCCATCACGGGTGGTGAGTCAATAATGATCAGGTCAAACGGCGCATCTTGTTGTTCAGTGGTGGCAATCAATTGCGTCAAACGTTCGCTGGACAATAATTCCACTGGATGCGGGGTAATCGGGCCAGATGACAACAGTTGCAAATTAGTAATCTTGGTGGGGCGGATGAGCGTTTTGAAATCATCTAACCCTGCCAAGTAATTACCCAGCCCCTTGGTGTTGTCTAATTTAAAATGCTTGTGCAGCGTTGGGCGGCGTAAATCCGCATCAATTAACAATACCCGTGTCCCCGCTTTTGCAAAGGCAGTGGCGAGGTTAATGCTGGTGCTGCTTTTGCCTTCACTCGCATCGGTGCTGGTCACATTGATGACTTTTGGGCGCTGTTGCTGGGTGACGACTAATAGATTATTGCGCAGGGAACGAAACGCTTCCGCCACGTTGGAATCGGGGCGCTCGGCACTCTGAAACGCATAATTGCCCGCTTTTTTGGGGATGGCAGGCGCAACGCCCAACAGTGGAATCGGCAATACGCGCGCCAGCATGTCTGGATTTTTGATAATCGCGTCCGTACCTTCGCGGACAAATGCGGCAATCATCCCGGCACACAAGCCTAAAATAAAACTTAAGATAAAGTTTTTAAAAAGGTCAGGGCTTAACGCCTCTGTGGTAAACAACGCGGCTAAAAAAACCGTTAAATACATACTCAGCAACGTTTTTTCGCGGCGCTTAACCACAATACGCAATTTACGGAATTCTTCCCGCAGCGATGTACCGCCGGTGTCGAAGGTTGATACGTGTATGAACCCTTTTTCGTGTGCATTCATGATTGACAAATTCCCCAATTTAGCCCTGATTTCACTGATTATACATAAGAAAATATAATTTGCATGGTTGAAAGCGTGTTTGCATAAACATATTGCATCTGCTCCGATACAATAGATCAGCGCATAAGCATTAAGTTTCCGTGAAAGCGTGCATGGACACTCCGTCGGGCAAAGAGTAAAATGCCATCCTACTAATTTCACGGGATGAGCCACGCCTCATCCCGTTTCGTATGTAGACTTCGGAGGTTCTTTTGAACAAGCAAGCACTGCTGGTGCTGGAAGACGGGAGTGTTTTCCACGGGCGTTCCCTCGGCTGTGATGGCCAAACCACGGGTGAAGTGGTCTTTAATACCGCACTGACAGGCTATCAGGAAATCCTGACTGACCCGTCGTATTCACGCCAAATCGTTACCTTGACTTACCCGCATATTGGTAACGTTGGTGTCAATCAGGAAGATTGCGAATCCACCCAAGTCCACGCGGCTGGGCTGATCGTGCGTGACGTGCCTGCGGTTTACAGTAGCTGGCGTGCGGAAGAATCCCTGCCAGATTATTTAGCCCGCAATAACGTTGTCGCGATTGCCGACATCGACACACGCCGTTTAACGCGCATTTTGCGTGAAAAAGGCGCACAACGCGGCTGCATCATTGCAGGTGAAAACCTCTCCGTGGATGTGGCACTGGATGCGGCACGTTCCTTCCCCGGTTTGAAGGGCATGGATTTGGCGAAAGAAGTCACCGTCAAGTCCAGCTATGTGTGGACAGAAGGCAGTTGGCAGTTAAACCCCGCCACCCCACGCCCCTCTACCGCGACAACGGCTGAATTCAACATCGTCGCTTACGATTACGGCATCAAAACCAATATCCTGCGCATGTTGGTGGATCGTGGTTGCCACGTTACTGTCGTGCCTGCGCAAACCCCAGCGGCAGATGTACTGGCGATGAAACCAGACGGCGTATTCCTCTCCAATGGCCCCGGCGACCCAGAACCGTGCGATTACGCGATTGCCGCTATCCGCGAAGTGCTGGAACAAAAAGTCCCCACGTTCGGTATTTGCCTCGGTCATCAATTGCTCGGTCTTGCTAGTGGCGCGAAAACCGTCAAGATGAAGTTCGGGCATCACGGCGCGAACCATCCGGTGCAAGACTTGGACAGCAAGCGCGTGATGATCAGCAGCCAAAACCACGGTTTTGCGGTGGATGAAACCACGCTGCCAGCCAACGTCCGTGCGACGCATCGCTCGTTGTTTGACGGCACATTGCAAGGTATCGAACGCACCGACTGCCCCGCGTTAAGTTTCCAAGGACACCCCGAAGCCAGCCCCGGCCCGCACGACGTAGCCCCTGTATTCGACCGTTTCATTGAGATGATGAGAGCCGCACATGCCTAAACGCACTGACATTAAAAGCATTCTGATTATTGGTGCAGGCCCGATCATTATCGGTCAGGCGTGCGAATTCGACTATTCCGGTGCGCAAGCGTGTAAGGCGCTGCGTGAGGAAGGCTACCGCGTCATTTTGGTCAATTCCAACCCCGCGACCATTATGACCGACCCCAACATGGCGGATGCGATTTACATCGAGCCAATCCGTTGGGAAACCGTCGCCAAAATCATTGAAAAAGAACGCCCTGACGCGCTACTGCCCACAATGGGTGGGCAAACTGCGCTCAACTGTGCGCTCGACCTTTCCCGCCAGGGCGTGCTGGAAAAGTTCGGCGTGGACATGATTGGTGCGAACGAAGTCTCCATCGACATGGCAGAAGACCGCCAGAAATTCAAAGTAGCGATGGATGAAATCGGTCTGGAATCCGCCCGTTCCGGCGTAGCCCATACGATGGACGAAGCCCGTGCGGTGCAAGCCACCCTTGGCTTCCCCGTGGTTATTCGCCCCTCGTTCACGATGGGCGGCAGCGGCGGCGGTATTGCCTACAACAAGCAGGAATTTGAAACCATCGTGGCGCGTGGGCTGGATATGTCTCCGACCACCGAAGTCCTGCTGGAAGAATCCCTGCTCGGCTGGAAAGAGTATGAAATGGAAGTCGTGCGTGACCGTAACGACAACTGCATCATTATCTGTTCCATCGAAAACCTTGACCCGATGGGCATCCACACCGGCGACTCGATCACGGTAGCGCCAGCGCAAACCTTGACCGACAAGGAATACCAATTGCTGCGGAACGCCTCCATCGCGGTCTTACGCAAAATCGGTGTGGATACCGGCGGTTCTAACGTGCAGTTTTCGGTCAATCCGAAAGATGGGCGCATTATCGTTATCGAAATGAACCCACGGGTGTCACGTTCTTCCGCACTCGCCTCCAAAGCCACCGGCTTCCCGATTGCGAAAGTGGCGGCGAAACTGGCGGTCGGCTACACCTTGGATGAATTGCGCAACGAGATTACCGGTGGGGCAACGCCTGCGTCGTTCGAGCCATCCATCGACTACGTTGTCACCAAAATCCCGCGTTTCACCTTCGAGAAATTCCCGCAAGCTGACTCGCGTTTGACCACGCAAATGAAGTCCGTGGGCGAAGTCATGGCAATGGGGCGCACTTTCCAAGAGTCGTTCCAGAAAGCCCTGCGCGGTTTGGAAACCGGTATTGATGGCTTGAACGAGCGCATTGATCCGCAAGACCCTGATGCGAAAGATACGCTGCGCCGCCAACTGACCGAAGCCAGTTCCGAACGTATTTTGTACGTCGCAGATGCCTTCCGTTTGGGCATGAGCATTGAAGAGCTGTTCGCGCAAACCAGCATCGACCCGTGGTTCTTGGTGCAAATCAAAGAACTGGTTGACCTTGAAAATGGTTTGAAAGACCGCTTGCTCAATAGCCTGTCTAGCGACGAAATGCGGGCATTGAAACGCAAAGGCTTCTCTGACCGCCGTTTGGCTAAGCTGTTGCACGAAACCGAGAAAACGGTACGGGCGGCACGTCACAAGCTCAATGTGCGCCCAGTGTATAAGCGCGTCGATACCTGCGCGGCGGAATTTGCAACCAATACCGCGTACATGTATTCCACCTACGAAGAAGAGTGCGAATCCAACCCCACCGACCGTAAGAAAATCATGGTGCTGGGTGGCGGCCCCAACCGTATCGGTCAAGGGATCGAATTCGACTACTGCTGCGTCCACGCGGCGTTGGCGTTGCGTGATGATGGCTTTGAAACCATCATGGTCAACTGCAACCCTGAAACTGTTTCCACCGATTACGACACCTCTGACCGTCTGTATTTCGAGCCGCTGACGCTCGAAGACGTGATGGAAATCGTGGATCTGGAAAAACCTTACGGCGTGATCGTGCAATACGGTGGGCAAACCCCGCTGAAATTGGCACGTGATTTGGAAGCATTGGGTGCGCCGATCATTGGTACATCGCCGGATTCCATCGACTTGGCGGAAGACCGCGAGCGTTTCCAACAACTGATTCACAAGCTTGGCTTGAAGCAGCCGCCGAACCGCACTGCCAGAAGCATCGACGAAGCGGTACGCTTGGCAGACGAAATCGGCTATCCGTTAGTCGTGCGTCCGTCTTACGTGCTGGGTGGGCGGGCGATGGAAATCGTTTACCACGAAAACGAATTGCGCCGTTACATGACCACGGCAGTATCCGTGTCCAATGATTCTCCGGTATTGCTCGACCGTTATTTGGACGATGCCATCGAAGTGGACGTTGACGCGATTTGCGACGGTGAGAACGTGCTGATCGGCGGCATTATGCAGCACATCGAACAGGCGGGTATCCACTCCGGTGACTCAGCGTGTTCTTTACCACCGTATTCCTTGCGTGCGGACATCCAAGACCAATTGCGTGAGCAAATGGCACAGATGGGCAAAGCCCTCAACGTTATCGGCTTGATGAACGCGCAATTTGCCATCAAAGGCGACGACGTATACGTGCTGGAAGTAAACCCGCGTGCCTCACGTACCGTGCCTTTCGTGTCCAAAGCGATTGGTCGTCCGCTGGCAAAAGTGGCGGCACGTTGCATGGCTGGTCAAAGTTTAGCGTCGCAGAATGCGTTGAACGAAATCATCCCGTCCTACTACGCGGTGAAAGAAGCGGTATTCCCGTTCATCAAATTCCCCGGCGTTGATCCAATCCTTAGCCCCGAAATGAAATCCACGGGCGAAGTCATGGGCGTGGGCAGGACGTTTGCCGAAGCCTTCGGGAAAGCGCAATACGCAGCGGGCGAAGTTTACCCAACCTCTGGCGTGGCGTTCATCAGTGTGCGCGAAGCAGACCGCCGTCACCTGAAAGAAGTGGGTGATATGCTGATCGGGCAAGGCTTCAAAATCGTTGCCACCCGTGGCACGGCACGCGAATTGCAGAACGTCGGTGTAACCTGCGAAATCGTTAACAAAATGCGCGAAGGCCGCCCCAATATCGTCGATATGATCAAGAACGAGGAAATCGACCTGATCGTGAACACGACCGAAGGCGAACAGTCGACCCGCGACTCGTTTGAGATTCGCCGCGAAGCCTTGCAGCACAAAATTACCTACACCACCACGATTGAAGGTGCGCGGGCATTGTGCAAAGCGATGGCCTACACTGACAGTGAGCAGGTTTATTGCTTACAAGATTTACATCAGGAAATAACAGAACAAGGGGTTTGAAGCGATGAGTACAAGACCACCGCTAACATTGAAGGGTTCGGAGCGTTTGAAGGCTGAATTGCAGCGTTTGAAAACCGAAGATCGCCCGCAAATTATTCAGGCGATTGCGACCGCCCGTGAGCATGGCGATTTGAAAGAAAACGCCGAATACCACGCAGCACGTGAGCAGCAAAGCTTTTGCGAAGGGCGTATTAAAGAACTGGAAAGTACCTTGTCGATGGCGCAAGTGATTGATGTGGTAGCCGTGGGTGCAATGAATCCCGGCAAAGTGGTTTTCGGTGCAACCGTCGAGCTTGAAGCGGTCGAAACCGGCGAAACCATTACTTACCAGATTGTTGGCGACATTGAGGCAGACATTAAGCACAACCGTGTGGCGGTGTCTTCCCCGATTGCGCGGGCGATGATTGGTAAGGAAGAAGGTGACGTGGCGGTCGTGCAAGCGCCGAGTGGCAAGCGTGAGTATGAAATCGTTGCGGTTAGCTATCAATAGTGGCCAATAATTTTACTCATATTGGCCTGTTGCAACACGGTGCGGTGGAAGCGGGAGACGTGTTCTGCGGTGAACTCGATACCCCGCTCACCAAAGCCAGTTGGAAGCAGCTCAAACAAGCTTTCGGTCGTGCCAGCCCAGACTGGGATGCCGTGGTGACTTCGCCTCGGATGCAATGCGCTGCTTTCGCCGAATGGTTTGCACAAAAACAGGATTTGCCGCTGGTGCGCGATGAGCGTTTGCGGGAAATTCATTTCGGGGAATGGGAAGGGCGTAATCCGCAAGACGTGATGACGACGCATCCCGAAGCGTTGGCGCAATGGTGGCTGAATCCCGCGCAAGTATCGCCACCGAGCGGCGAAAGCTTTGGCGATTTTCGCGCCCGTGTGTTGGATGCATGGACAGAAATGGGACGTGCCTATCGAGGCGAACGGGTGCTGGTGGTGACTCATGCCTTGGTGATTCGGGTGATTATTGCGCACGTATTGCAAATGTCGGATGAGCGCTTGCTGGCCTTGAACATTGAGTACGGCGCGTTGACCCGCTTGCGGGTATTGCGTGACCGTAGCGGTGAATGGGCCAGTTTGTTGGTACACGGTTGCGGATAATGAAAGCCGTGCTGCGTTCTTTTCAGGTGGCGTTGCGGGTGTTGACATTATTGCCAGCACCGCCAATTTCCGCGTTTTCGGCGGAAGAAAAAGGGCGTGGTTTGATCTGGTTTCCGGTGATTGGTGCGTTAATGGGTGGGTTACTTGCCCTAACCGCATGGCGCTTGCAAGGCATTGAACCGATGTTGGCGTCGGTGATTTTGTTGACGGCTTGGTTGTTTATCAGTGAGTTGCATCATCTGGATGCATTGGCGCGTAGCGTTAATGTGTGGTTGTTTGGTGGGCAAAGCGCTGCTGTAGCGGATGATGCAGAGGCGGCGCAGTTGCCGATGCCGCATTTCGGTGTCATGGGGGTCATGGCGCTGGTGATGATGGTCAAGTTTTCAGCGCTTTCAGTGCTGATTGAATACAAACTGTGGCTGTACATTATGATGGCACCGCTGGCGGCACGTCTGTTAGTGGCGGCATTGATTGGGTTCACGCTAAGTGCGCCGGGGCAAACGCTGGCGCAAGATTTTCGGGTTGAATTTCCCTACGTTGCCTTGTTTATTTGGTTGTTTTTGGCATTACCGATCGCATTGGTGGCAGGAATCCCGTTATTGGGGGTGTTTGTGTTGCTGTTGCTGATTCGTTTACGCCTCAAACAGACGAGTGGCGGGCTAACTTGGGAGTCTATTGGCGCGAGTATTGTGTTATTGGAGGCAGTTGGTTTGTTTGTCGCCGCCGTGACCGCTTGAGAGTACCGCGCAATCCCCATCTTGGTGGTATGGTATTGGCTTAGCTGTTAAGATAATCTTATTATTTCGCAGCTTTACAGGCAGGCCATAATTATTATGTCAGCAGAACAGTTCTCCACAGAAAAACGTATCCTGATGGCGATGCGTAAAACCCTCGGCGGCATTATTCGCGATTTAACCCCTTCAGATTCAGCCGTGCGTTACCCCTTATCCGATGCGACGGTTGAAGACGTGAAAAAATGCTTTGATTTGATTGCAGCGCGTGAACGTGAATTGGCGCAATTGGCTGGGGTGAGTGAAGAGCGTCCGCACTTTATTGATGAAGTCAGTGCGACGAAAGTGGTGTCGATTGCTGGCCTGAAAAAGAGGGATTAACCATGCAAACCTTTTCAAGCGAAGAAATGGGCGCTTTGACGCGAGCTGTTCTTAATCACATGGATGAATGGAAGATCAGCGCGGATGAGATGCTGGCAATTTTGCAGTTGGGCGAAGAAGTGCGCCCGCGCCATTTGCAGCAATACCGTCAAGGCGATAAAACTTTCCCGCAAACCACCGAAATGATGAACCGCATTGACCACATTGTGGGCATTGCCGATGCGTTGCGCACCACGTTTCCGTTCAGCAGCCAGATGCGGGTGATGTGGTTGAGCAAGCCGCACCGCCGTTTTCAGCGTCGTCACCCTTTAGCGGTGATGTTGGATGAGGGCGATGACGGTTTAATGCGGGTCAGAATTGAAGTGGATTGTGCTTACGGTTACGCGATCAACGATGCGCTTCATGCAGCGGCTGAAGAAAAGAAGGCAGCAGCAGCCTAGTTGATGCAAAAGGGCTTGATATTCAAGCCCTTTTTTATGTGCTCAGTGTGGCTGATTAAGCCGCTTCGCCTGAATTACCCTGCATGGCTTCTTTAACCATTTTCTGTAATTCACCGTTTTGGTACATTTCCAGCGTAATATCGCAGCCGCCGATCAATTCGCCGTTGATATACACTTGCGGGAACGTTGGCCAGTTCGCGTATTGTGGTAAATCTTGGAAAATTTCCGGGTCACTCAATACGTTCACGTAAGCAAACTCTTCGCCGCACGCCATTAATGCTTGGGATGCGCGGCTGGAAAACCCACATTGTGGCATTTTCGGTGTGCCTTTCATGAAAATGACGACGGGGTTGCTTTTAACGGCTTGGTCGATACGGTCTAATGCGCTCATGCGATAATCCTCATTATGGTTTAGTGATGATGATTACATTCTACCTGTTGCCCAAAATAAATAAACGTCAGATTCCATGAGGAATAGCCGCATCTACGGCTTACGGTTATCACGGCGGCGTTTCATCTCGGCAAATTCCGCCGGATCGATATAGCCGTCACGATTAGTATCCACATTGTCGAAAATGCGGCGCGGGTCGAGTCTGCCGGATTTGGGATTTTTGGCGGCGTATTCCGGCCAAGAAATTAGCCCATCGTTGTTAGTATCCAAGCGTTTGAAATCTGGATCAGTTGCGGCAGCCGCGTTTCCTGCGCTGAGTAATACGGCAACGCTTAGCGCTGATAAAATCATTTTGTTCATAATGCACCCCTGTTTGGTTAATTTGTTGTCGGTGAAAGGGATTAACGCGAATTCCAAAGCAACGTTGACAGCATTGCGTCAGAATTTTGGTTTTTCTTCACGCAGTATCAGCATAATCCTGCGATGCTAACAGGGGATGAACATTTTAAGACGTGAGGGTTGGTGTCAGCCATTGTTGCAGTTTTTGCCGCAAGCTTGCCATGGAAATGGGTTTGGTCATGTAATCATCCATGCCCGCTTGCAAGCAGTTTTCGCGGTCGCCCTGCATGGCGTTGGCAGTGAGTGCAACCACGGGAGTGCGCGGTGTTTGCCGTGTTTGTTCCATTTGGCGGAATTGGCGCGTGGCTTCGTAGCCATCCATGCTGGGTAATTGGCAATCCATTAGTACCAAGTCGTAGCGATTGTTAGCCAGCATGGCGACCGCTTCATGCCCATCCATCGCAATGTCGAAACTCATGCCCAGTTTGGTAAGCATGACTTGTGCCACTTTGATATTCACCAGATTATCTTCAACCAGCAGAATATGTCCTTTCAATACGCTATTGGCAGAAGGGTCAGTTGTGGCGTGTGGATGATCAGCGTAGGGGTTGCTGACGAGGTGATGTTTAGTGAGGGTGAGATCAAAGTAGAAAGTGCTGCCTTGCCCTGGTGTGGATTTTATCCGAATACAACCTCCCATGAGGTGTACTAATTCTTGCGCGATGGTTAGCCCTAATCCCGTGCCACCGTAGAGGCGGGTGGTGGATTCATCCGCTTGATTGAAGGCATTGAAGAGCGCTTCCTGTTGTGCCGGATGAATACCGGGGCCAGTGTCCGCCACCAATAAACGCAGGGTGGTTTGTTCGGGTTGTTCTTGCAAGGCTTCGATGTATAGCGCTACCGTGCCGCTGGTGGTGAATTTGACCGCATTGCCCAATAAATTCCCCAGCACTTGTTTCAGGCGAATGGGGTCGCCGTAAAACCATGCGTGGCAGTCATTGAGTATTTGGCTGCTTAGCGTTAGGTGTTTTTTGGTCGCAGAGCCACTGAATAACAGCACCATATCGGCGGCGAGTTTGTGCATGTTAAAGGGGATGCGTTCCAGTGCCAGCTTACCGGATTCGATTTTGGAAAGATCCAGCACCGCGTTGATGACATCCAATAAGATTTCGGAGGAGCTGTAGGCAGTGTGCAGGTATTCTTGCTGCTGTGGGTTTAGCGGGGTTTTGGCGAGAATATCCAGCATCCCCAAGACGCCGTTCATGGGGGTGCGGATTTCATGGCTCATATTGGCGAGGAAGCGCGATTTTTCCTTGGATTGTTGCAGAGCGCGAATTTTTTCCTGCGATTCCTGTTGGAGCGTGGCATTGAGCGCCAGCATTTCCTGCGAAGATACTTCTAATGAACGTTCCAGCACATAGTAGGCTTGTTTGTGATCATCGTAGGTGTGACTGATCCGATTCAGGAAGGCACGCCAACTGGCAGCGTCAGGGGGAGCTTCTGGGTTTAACCCCAGACTGCGTAACTGCCGGTTAAGCGTGCGGTCGTAATCACTCATACAGCGTGGTCAGCGTCATCGTCTGATTGTGCAGATCACAATTGCCTTTGGAAAACGGTGAAATTTCGCCGTAGGAATAAAAACCAATCTGGGTGGTATTTTCCGGTAGATTATCGAGCACTGCTTCGACTTCTTCCTCAGCATCTGCGCCCATGACCATGCGCCGCCCGACGCAACTGATCGCAATGCACAGCACGGTTTTGTCGGTGTCGGCATTGCACATTAACGCGGCATCTTCAGCACCTTCCACCAATTGTTCCAGATTTGCCCGCATTAATTGCGCTTGCGAGCCGACGGGAATGTCTCCGGCAAAGGTCAGCGATTGCGTGGCTTCATCAACCGCTAAGATGGTGCGTACCAGTTCTTTGGTTTCACCGGGTCGGCTCAGGGCTAAGGGGAAGCGTAGCCCGGTGGCGGGTAATCCGGTGGCCATTTCACCGAGGTAGGTTTTATACAAAGCCAGAGCAGGTTTACCGGCGAGTTCGTATAAAACGTTGTTTTCAGCGCGAGTCACTTCGCGGGCTGGGCCGAAAGGTTTCCAACCGCCTTTGGAGCCATGACTGATTTGAATATTGCCATAGAAGCCGAGCGCGGTGACGATGCCGCTGGTGGGTTTACCGTCTTTTAATACCCAGGTATTCACGAAACGTTCGCCATCACCTGCCAGCCCGCCGGTGACGCTGATCGCCGCACTGACGACATCGTTAAACCCTTGGGTGAGTTCGCTGCCGTTGACTTTTAAGCCATCTGAGAGGGTAAAAATGCCTTTTAGGGTGTCGTGCGCGAGGTTATCTGCCAGAAAACGCCCAATGGTGCGTGATTCTGACGGGTTGTGAATCGCCACTTGCGCGAGGCGTAATGTGGTGGATTCAAATTCTACCAACGCAATGACCAGACTGTGGTCACGAATATGACCAGCGAGGATTTCACCTGAACTGGAACATCCCATAAAAATAGCTTTTGGGTATTGTGCCGTTAGCACTTCAAAGGGTGCGGGTTGATTGATAAAATCCGAAGCCCCAAAGACAAGCACAAGCTGCTGTGCGCTTGTCATGGCAGGCAAATTGTCAGAAAAACCTTGGGTGGTGGTATAGGAAAGCGTATGGATTTTCATGGTGGTGCCATTCCCTCAACTAATGATAATTTTTATTAATGATTGCTTTATCGGAATAATGGCATGACTCATTCCAAGACGCTAGTCTTATGGATGTAAGGGGTTAACTTTTGCCAGC
The sequence above is drawn from the Thiothrix subterranea genome and encodes:
- a CDS encoding polysaccharide biosynthesis tyrosine autokinase → MNAHEKGFIHVSTFDTGGTSLREEFRKLRIVVKRREKTLLSMYLTVFLAALFTTEALSPDLFKNFILSFILGLCAGMIAAFVREGTDAIIKNPDMLARVLPIPLLGVAPAIPKKAGNYAFQSAERPDSNVAEAFRSLRNNLLVVTQQQRPKVINVTSTDASEGKSSTSINLATAFAKAGTRVLLIDADLRRPTLHKHFKLDNTKGLGNYLAGLDDFKTLIRPTKITNLQLLSSGPITPHPVELLSSERLTQLIATTEQQDAPFDLIIIDSPPVMGMADALLIGNRVHATLLVVACNETRRRPLHAAFERLKQARTNMVGVVLTKVR
- the carA gene encoding glutamine-hydrolyzing carbamoyl-phosphate synthase small subunit; protein product: MNKQALLVLEDGSVFHGRSLGCDGQTTGEVVFNTALTGYQEILTDPSYSRQIVTLTYPHIGNVGVNQEDCESTQVHAAGLIVRDVPAVYSSWRAEESLPDYLARNNVVAIADIDTRRLTRILREKGAQRGCIIAGENLSVDVALDAARSFPGLKGMDLAKEVTVKSSYVWTEGSWQLNPATPRPSTATTAEFNIVAYDYGIKTNILRMLVDRGCHVTVVPAQTPAADVLAMKPDGVFLSNGPGDPEPCDYAIAAIREVLEQKVPTFGICLGHQLLGLASGAKTVKMKFGHHGANHPVQDLDSKRVMISSQNHGFAVDETTLPANVRATHRSLFDGTLQGIERTDCPALSFQGHPEASPGPHDVAPVFDRFIEMMRAAHA
- the carB gene encoding carbamoyl-phosphate synthase large subunit, with product MPKRTDIKSILIIGAGPIIIGQACEFDYSGAQACKALREEGYRVILVNSNPATIMTDPNMADAIYIEPIRWETVAKIIEKERPDALLPTMGGQTALNCALDLSRQGVLEKFGVDMIGANEVSIDMAEDRQKFKVAMDEIGLESARSGVAHTMDEARAVQATLGFPVVIRPSFTMGGSGGGIAYNKQEFETIVARGLDMSPTTEVLLEESLLGWKEYEMEVVRDRNDNCIIICSIENLDPMGIHTGDSITVAPAQTLTDKEYQLLRNASIAVLRKIGVDTGGSNVQFSVNPKDGRIIVIEMNPRVSRSSALASKATGFPIAKVAAKLAVGYTLDELRNEITGGATPASFEPSIDYVVTKIPRFTFEKFPQADSRLTTQMKSVGEVMAMGRTFQESFQKALRGLETGIDGLNERIDPQDPDAKDTLRRQLTEASSERILYVADAFRLGMSIEELFAQTSIDPWFLVQIKELVDLENGLKDRLLNSLSSDEMRALKRKGFSDRRLAKLLHETEKTVRAARHKLNVRPVYKRVDTCAAEFATNTAYMYSTYEEECESNPTDRKKIMVLGGGPNRIGQGIEFDYCCVHAALALRDDGFETIMVNCNPETVSTDYDTSDRLYFEPLTLEDVMEIVDLEKPYGVIVQYGGQTPLKLARDLEALGAPIIGTSPDSIDLAEDRERFQQLIHKLGLKQPPNRTARSIDEAVRLADEIGYPLVVRPSYVLGGRAMEIVYHENELRRYMTTAVSVSNDSPVLLDRYLDDAIEVDVDAICDGENVLIGGIMQHIEQAGIHSGDSACSLPPYSLRADIQDQLREQMAQMGKALNVIGLMNAQFAIKGDDVYVLEVNPRASRTVPFVSKAIGRPLAKVAARCMAGQSLASQNALNEIIPSYYAVKEAVFPFIKFPGVDPILSPEMKSTGEVMGVGRTFAEAFGKAQYAAGEVYPTSGVAFISVREADRRHLKEVGDMLIGQGFKIVATRGTARELQNVGVTCEIVNKMREGRPNIVDMIKNEEIDLIVNTTEGEQSTRDSFEIRREALQHKITYTTTIEGARALCKAMAYTDSEQVYCLQDLHQEITEQGV
- the greA gene encoding transcription elongation factor GreA; translation: MSTRPPLTLKGSERLKAELQRLKTEDRPQIIQAIATAREHGDLKENAEYHAAREQQSFCEGRIKELESTLSMAQVIDVVAVGAMNPGKVVFGATVELEAVETGETITYQIVGDIEADIKHNRVAVSSPIARAMIGKEEGDVAVVQAPSGKREYEIVAVSYQ
- the cobC gene encoding alpha-ribazole phosphatase family protein, whose protein sequence is MANNFTHIGLLQHGAVEAGDVFCGELDTPLTKASWKQLKQAFGRASPDWDAVVTSPRMQCAAFAEWFAQKQDLPLVRDERLREIHFGEWEGRNPQDVMTTHPEALAQWWLNPAQVSPPSGESFGDFRARVLDAWTEMGRAYRGERVLVVTHALVIRVIIAHVLQMSDERLLALNIEYGALTRLRVLRDRSGEWASLLVHGCG
- a CDS encoding adenosylcobinamide-GDP ribazoletransferase, whose translation is MKAVLRSFQVALRVLTLLPAPPISAFSAEEKGRGLIWFPVIGALMGGLLALTAWRLQGIEPMLASVILLTAWLFISELHHLDALARSVNVWLFGGQSAAVADDAEAAQLPMPHFGVMGVMALVMMVKFSALSVLIEYKLWLYIMMAPLAARLLVAALIGFTLSAPGQTLAQDFRVEFPYVALFIWLFLALPIALVAGIPLLGVFVLLLLIRLRLKQTSGGLTWESIGASIVLLEAVGLFVAAVTA
- a CDS encoding segregation and condensation protein A, whose protein sequence is MSAEQFSTEKRILMAMRKTLGGIIRDLTPSDSAVRYPLSDATVEDVKKCFDLIAARERELAQLAGVSEERPHFIDEVSATKVVSIAGLKKRD
- a CDS encoding DUF2384 domain-containing protein, with product MQTFSSEEMGALTRAVLNHMDEWKISADEMLAILQLGEEVRPRHLQQYRQGDKTFPQTTEMMNRIDHIVGIADALRTTFPFSSQMRVMWLSKPHRRFQRRHPLAVMLDEGDDGLMRVRIEVDCAYGYAINDALHAAAEEKKAAAA
- the grxD gene encoding Grx4 family monothiol glutaredoxin, whose product is MSALDRIDQAVKSNPVVIFMKGTPKMPQCGFSSRASQALMACGEEFAYVNVLSDPEIFQDLPQYANWPTFPQVYINGELIGGCDITLEMYQNGELQKMVKEAMQGNSGEAA
- a CDS encoding EF-hand domain-containing protein, coding for MNKMILSALSVAVLLSAGNAAAATDPDFKRLDTNNDGLISWPEYAAKNPKSGRLDPRRIFDNVDTNRDGYIDPAEFAEMKRRRDNRKP